ctttctcataaTATTTTCGAGAGCTAAAAAAGCCTATTTCAATGGACTTTGACTGATGATATGTTAGCAGTATGATTTTCTTGGCATGGGTTTGTTTCCAAGTTTCTGTTTTCTATGCTTGTTGGCTTCCCTTGTAGTAGACTCCAatgatatttttctttcttcataTTTTCAAGCTTTAGTTTTGACTGGATTTTTCTTGTTATGCTCAATTTTATTGGgattctctattttttttctaaattattttcttgattatttatgtgCCTAAGATGACAATTTTGATGTCTACTTTTGTTTTCTGAGATTTTCTGAATAGGTTTTGTTTGAAGTCTGTAAAGGTTCAATTCATAATTGGTGTCACCCTTTTGATTATATTGCTTCCCTCCTTCTGCTTTCCCCTTTTGTTTGGTTTGTGAGACTCTTGGAGTATTTCCTTTCGTTGGTTCTCTTTTTCTGGATGGTTCTTTCTTTATATGATTCTTCGAATAACTCACAAAGAATTGATGAAAGACAAGTGGTGCTCGCTGTTGGATAGCTGTGATACCATTAGCAATCTTTTACgattttatttatagaaaatcaTCCGTTCAACTTTAGGCATGTATTCATAGATTTGTATCTGTGATATTCAGATTTGTGTGAGCAATTTTACTAATTTTGAGGTTTACTTGCCGCCTATGAGAGTTTCGTAAGGTTCCAGTTCCGGTTAAAGAGAAAAATTGCAGCAAATGTAAGTAAATTATGACAAGTCATCACAATAATGAATGCATTGGGTCATGATCTCCTGGAAACATGCTACATTGTTGATAGTTGATTAACTTGCAAATTATGTGATTACAAGTTGCCTTTTCTGATACTGCTTGTCTTCgtaatagtattactttcggCGTTTCCATCGAAAGATTCTCAGTTTCGTGAAGAAAAAACTGAGTTTTGATGATAGGGGTTACTGAAAGTTCTCGTCATctatcactatgagtttgtgacTTTATTTTGCTTGAGGTTTTCCTTATATTCATCACCTTGAAAGTGAATTTCAGAGTGGTATGATTGAGGTTTCTTCTCAATTGCAATATACTTGATCGTTTTTCTTGAAACTTGCTGATTgctatgatatttttttttttatggtagTCCTGTCCTCATTTGCTAAAAAGTAAGTCTTTGACTTCAATATTTTAAGGTCTAACTAATAGTGACATTAGGCTATTTGGTTTTGACATGACAGAACTAAGAGGTTGTATGTATTCTATGGATGAATATTCAAGCAAAAGAGCTGTCAATGGCCTTTATGTTCCCAGAAGAGGTTTGAGGGACATAGCTGACAGTAGGGATGAAAATGTTCAGTTGTGCTCTCGATATGGATGCAGCAGCCGGCTCAACTCTATGAAGAGCCCGCTAGTTAGAAGTACAGAGAAACCAAGACCTCTCAGGCCTTCTTTCACTTCTTCAAATGGAAAAGAAGTTGTTGGAAGTTCATGTAGGACATCCTCTGTGATGGCTAATGCTAGAAAGTCACTCAAGGACAGGAAATCTTTTTCTCATGTTGGAAATGATCAATCAGAAGCAACTTGTTTACGTGATGAGCCTGAAGCTTTGGAACACATGAAGTCGTCAAAAGCGCATCAACCCCAATTCAATTCAGCAACTCGAGATACTGGATCAAGTAAAATTACATTGAAAGAAGTAGGTTGCTCTAGTGGAGCTTCAAGCAGTAAACCTCGTAGATTATTTAGTCCCAAGTATTCCAATCAAAATAGTCCTGTAGGTTCCTCCGTTTCTTCATCATCTAAGGCCATTGGTGCAGGGACTAGGGGCGCTGCTAGTGGGGCTGGATATGTTCCGAGAAATCCAAAATGCAACTCAGGAGATATCTCTCCACAGAGTTGTTCAACAGCAGATTCAAGATTTAGTAGAAGGGACATGgtaaaaagaagaaattcaGAAGGTGAAAGCAGTTCATCCTCTAAAGGGAAGAAAATAAGTGGGGCATTACCGAAAGAAGGAGATGTCATTCGTCCAACTCGTGGTATCTCAATTTCTGATTCAAGGAGTAGTAAAAACTTTGATATTAGGGAGGATAGTCGTGCTGTATCAGTTAGGACTCGTAGGTCAATGAATGTGCCTAGGCTTAGGGATTCAGTACGAGATCCGTCATCTGGCTTTTTCCAGAATTCACCTCAGCCCGAATCTCCAAATTTCAGTCTGCAGTCATCAAGTCAATTTTTCTCAGATGCCTCTTCGAGTGATTCAAGTGCTTATAGTTTTCCTGGAAATGATGTTGAAGATCTCCCAACTGGAGTATCCGGCAGTTCTGCACAACGAGGTATAAA
The genomic region above belongs to Solanum dulcamara chromosome 5, daSolDulc1.2, whole genome shotgun sequence and contains:
- the LOC129888899 gene encoding probable E3 ubiquitin-protein ligase RHG1A: MYSMDEYSSKRAVNGLYVPRRGLRDIADSRDENVQLCSRYGCSSRLNSMKSPLVRSTEKPRPLRPSFTSSNGKEVVGSSCRTSSVMANARKSLKDRKSFSHVGNDQSEATCLRDEPEALEHMKSSKAHQPQFNSATRDTGSSKITLKEVGCSSGASSSKPRRLFSPKYSNQNSPVGSSVSSSSKAIGAGTRGAASGAGYVPRNPKCNSGDISPQSCSTADSRFSRRDMVKRRNSEGESSSSSKGKKISGALPKEGDVIRPTRGISISDSRSSKNFDIREDSRAVSVRTRRSMNVPRLRDSVRDPSSGFFQNSPQPESPNFSLQSSSQFFSDASSSDSSAYSFPGNDVEDLPTGVSGSSAQRGINQLMNRDALQRYNMDEVAQVLVALERMEQDEELTYEQLLVLETNLFLGGLNFYDQHRGMRLDIDNMSYEELLALEERMGSVSTALSEEALSKCIRKSIYQAMPSEIGEFGSNENEDEVKCTICQEEYVIGDEIGRLECEHGYHVECVKHWLSLKNWCPICKTSAAPS